In the genome of Oncorhynchus mykiss isolate Arlee chromosome 30, USDA_OmykA_1.1, whole genome shotgun sequence, the window GAGGGCCGGGGTTCAGGATTCACTTCGTCTGTCTCTACATTAGCGACATGCATATACATATGTTTTGAAACAAAGTAGATGACCACATCAAATGTTTGAACCTGTTATTATGAGATAATGGGCCTAGTGGTCCACAATATGGCTGAAACATAGGCCACAGTTACTGTTAGTTCTAATGCATGCATCTAACTCTTCGCTGATTTTGTGTTTCAGCGTCTGACCAAGCACAGCAAGTTTGTGCGTGACATGATCCGTGAGGTGTGCGGCTTCGCCCCCTACGAGAGACGCGCCATGGAGTTGCTGAAAGTTTCCAAGGACAAGCGTGCCCTCAAGTTCATCAAGAAGAGGGTATGTATGATTCCCCTGCTACTAAACTGGTTGTGTGTATGCGTTGGTATTGGCAGTATGGATGCATTTGTCGATGTCAGCTTTCTGCAGCTGCTCTCTTGTGACAGTTTGAGAACAAATAAGTACATTTTTCAAACCAAACAGATTTTGTATTAGACATCTCTTTGGGAATGTCTAGCATTTTGTGCAGCTGTCAAGTGGGCAGCTTTCTGAAATGTGATTGACTGTTTCCTTTGTGGAGAATTTATTGGTAAGATTAATCAAAACTATTGGATCGGTAGAATTATTCTCCTATAGTTTGTCCAACCATTCTTGTATTATTGGACTGCTAGCCCCATATTTGCTGATTACTGAATTTGTCGCTGACATAACTGTCCCAGAAACATGCTACAGTGTTAATTTCATCCTGAGCATGGTAGTTAACCTGCTGTGAAAGTTGCAGATGCATTTGTTGGGTTTCTCCTATTGCACATTCTAATGTGTGTTTGCTCCACAGATTGGAACTCACATCCGCGccaagagaaagagggaagagctCAGCAACGTTCTGGCTGCCATGAGGAAAGCCGCTGCCAAGAAGGATTAAGCGGTTCTTgcaaataaatatttatatttaaaaaatggagAGTTGTCAGCTCCTTCCTTGTTTCAGAATGACTAAGTCGAACTATGCTTAGCAATGGACTTGAACTGATTTTCTCAATTTATCTTTGAGCATATGCCTTGTAGGCTGCATGTCTTTTCAAGTTTACTAGGGTGAGATGCCTGCAGACATTGGAGTGGAGCTCTTCAGATGTCTCTGGGGCACGTCTGTGTCTAAATAAGACATTTACTTGTATTAAAATCTGAGTGTCTAATCGCCTGGGTAGTGTACTTTCTAGTCGTACAGTTGCATGCATTGTTAGACATGCCAAAGGTGATGGGATAGCCAATAACAAACAACAGTTACCGGCAGCCTGTTCTTTCTTCAGAAATTGGCAACGATATGTCATGAAACCACTGGGCACAAAGGATTGTGTTCAAAATGACTAAAGTTTGTGTTTCAACAGATTAAATGCAACTTACATCTttggtaaataaaaaaatacctaagTCTTGGCAGCATAGCAGCAACATGACTAACTGTGGTAGTTTGGGTATCTTCATATTACTGTTGTAAAGCTGGCAGTGCAACGCGTCCCGTTCTGAGGCCTAATGTACTTCAACACATCAGGGGATTGAACATTGCTGATCGAAATGCAACTTAGAGCTGATCCTTGCCTATTTCATATGAGACAGTACCTGTTCTACATACATTACTATCAAGCGTTCTTTGTTTTACCCCCCCGAACAGACCCCTGTTCCCTGTCTGGTCCAACTGATCAGCTGTACAACTCAAAAACAGCTGTTGGGCGTTAAACAGCAAGTGAATGTACTTAACAAATCACTCATCAGAAAATCTGGTTTCATAGTTCAGAATGCCCTAAAGCCCATTACTGTGAATGTAGACCATTATCCTTCCCTTGGAGCTGCTCAGGCGCCAGTCTCAGCTTAATATGATTCGGTGTTCATTGTTGTGGAAAGACAATGCGGTACATCTTGGTGTAATGAACCTCCAGGCCCTCTGATGAAGTCCTTGTTCTCAAGCTGGAAAAATCATGCAGGTCACACCTGGTCTGGTGAGAGAAGGAAGGAATGTTTAAGCAGATTCATTATGACAATGCTAATAGAAAAACTTTCAGAACACAAACTGccatacagtgctttcggaaagtattccgatcccttgacttttttgcCATTatgatacagccttattctaaaatgtattgaattgtttttttcccaatcaatctacaccccataatgacaaagcaaaaactcgtttttagaattgtttgtaaACATATTAAATAATAAATctaatcttatttgtcacatgagccgaatacaacaggtgaaatgcttactttacaagcccttaaccaccaaATAGTTGACAATACTTATGTCTTAGTCTTAGTCAATACTTATGTCTTAGTCTTAGTCttaagtcttatggcttggggtagaagctgttaatgagTCTTTTGGTCCTAGGCGCTCTGGTACcgttgtcgtgcggtagcagagagaacagtctatgacttgggtaactggagtctatgacaattttttgggccttcccctgacaccgcctagtatataagtcctggatgtcaggaagcttggcaccagtgGTGTACtaggccgtacacactaccctctgtagcgccttgccgagcagctgtaaaactttttgaggatctggggaccattgacaaatcttttcagtctcctgagggggaaaaggtgttgtcgtgccctcttcacaactgtcttgttgtgtttggactatgatagtttgttggtgatgtggacaccaaggaacttgaaaccaaaccatgaggagtggcttccttctggccactaccataaaggcctgtttggtggagtgctgcagagatggttgtccttctggaagtttctcacatctccacagtggagctctgtcagagtgaccatcgggttcttggtcacttccctgaccaaggctcttttcacctgattgctcagtttggccaagcggccagctctaggaagagtcttggtggttccaaacttcttgtggaccttcaatgctgcagaaatgttttggtacccttccccagatctgtgcctcgacacaatcctgtcttggagctctacggacaattccttcgacttcatggcttggtttttgctctgacatgcactgtcaactgtgggtccgtatatagacaggtgtatgcctttccaaaccatgtccaatcaatacattttttttacaatcaATGTTTGTACaatcaagttgtacaaacatctcaaggatgatcaatggaaacaagatgcacctgagctcaatttcgagcctcataggaaatacttatgtaaataaactatttatgttttcgctttgtcattatgggttattgtgtgcagattgaggaTTTTTATTCCTTTAATCCATTTTAGGGtgtaaggctgtaacctaacaaaatatggaaaaagggaaggggtcggaatactttccaaatgcactgcatttaaccatatctatcagaggaggctggtgggaggtatTTGAGGACAGGGTCATTGTAATTGCTGGAATAGTATAAATGGAACGAAGTCAAACCTGTGGTTTCCATATGCTTGATACTGTTctttttattccattccagccattacaatgagccagtcctatagctcctcccaccagcctctgaTATCTATGCATACTACACTGTCATTTCCAGTTTCAGACTACCATTGTGCCCTCATGATTTATTATGAACAGGCTTTCAGAATAAAATATTGAACCATCAAACTAAGTCACATACCAAACATACTGTTTGCATTTAGTTTTGAATATCAGCTATCTGGAAGAGGTACTTCACTATAACAAACTAACAGACTACTTGAAGTACATTTTGTTTCCTTCTTGGTTAATGTCCTCATAAAAAGGTATCAATTGGTGAATCTATCCCACGAACATCCCTGGTTAATAAACAGTGTGTTACTAGTAAAAGTGATGTGACTCACTGCAATTAGTCTTCTCCTTGATGCCTCCCACAGGCAGGATCTTTCTGGTCAGGGACATCTCCCGTCATGGCCACATTCTCTCGCACTGGCGTGTTGGTCGCCAGGGACAGCAGAGCCGCAACGATGGTGCAGCCGGCACTGGGCCCGTCCTTGGGAGTAGCACCCTGTAAACAACCATAGAAGTCCTCAGTGAGTGATACAGGGAGAGAAGAGGTTAATAAGAAACGTCTTCATAATGTTGTAGTTACGTATAAAAATCAACACAAAACACAGTTCCTTTTGGTATTGCTTGTCTACACTGGATGTTTGTGTACATTGAAGGTCCATTTTCATATAATACTGTAATTATTACAtatatttaactagccaagtcagttaagaacaaattcttatttacaatgacggcctaccggggaacagtgggttaactgccttgttcgggagCAGAACgaggggatttgatccagcaacctttcggttactggcctaccgctctaaccactaggctacctgccaggtACATGACATGAAGATCAGATAACAtggtcagtacatgtgcatcgAAATATGTACAGAGGCAAAAACACCAAACTGACACAGTTTGTACGAAAGACATGTGCAGATACAGGTATATACAAGACAAAATGTTAAAACTGCTACAGTCTAAGGACAGTGCCATGACATCAACCCTACATCAGAGACATGGGGATGGGAGACAGAAAATAAGTCATTGTTCAGCTGCTGCTTCATGAGGAAGACCCTGGCGAAGGTACTGGCCGATCTTAGCACTCTCCGTCACATCTCCAAGCTGCCCTGTGATCTCCAGGGACCCATCCCTGGGGCCATCCTTATCCTTACCCCCCGTCTTAGGGGCGTCTCTATAAACAGCGTAGTGCCACCTGGAGATGAGTGATGAAGGggtgggagggtggggggggggggggggaggcttTAAGATCAAAACTGTGTTGTTTGTATTGTTCTCTATGGATAATGCTTGTAAAACACATCTCTTccacactgaactaaaatattaacgcagcatgtaaagtgttggtcccatgtttcatgagctgaaataaaatatgtttcatatgcacaaaaagcatatttctctaaaatgttgtgctcaaatttgtttacatccctgttagtgaacatttatcatttgccaaaataaagcattcacttgacaggtgtggcatatcaagaagctgattaaacagcatgatcattacacaggtgcaccttgtgctggggacaaaaggccactaaaatgtgcagttttgtcacacaacacaatgccacaaatgtctcaagttgagggagtgtgaaattggcatgctgactgagaatacccatcagagctgttgccagagaattgaatgttaatttctctaccataagccgcctctaacGTAGTTTTAGAGAATCTGGCagcatgtccaaccggcctctcaACTACAGACCATGTGTACCCACGCtagaccaggacctccacatctgacttcttcacctgcgggatggtctgagatgagccacccagacagctgaagAAACTGGGGTTGTACACCTGAAgagtttctgcacaaactgtcagaaacagtctcagggaagctcgtcgtcctcaccagggtcttgacctgactgtagtTTGGTGTTGTAACcaaacttcagtgggcaaatgctcacttttgatggccactggcatccAAGGTGAGAaatgtgaaagaaataggtttagatgatgttttactggtaatggggacatatgtaaatgccaacaaaataactttttagtcagtgtggtgtgtgtaacctttcttgaactaggcaagtcagttaagaacaaattcttatttacaaagacggcctaccccagccaaacccggacgacgctgggccaattgtacgccgccctatgggactcccaatcacggccggatagtcacgttctgacctttattccctttgttttgtattgatttagtatggtcagggcatgagttgggtgggcagtctatgtttgtttttctatgttttggggcatttctttgtttcggcctagtatggttctcaatcagaggcaggtgtcattagttgtctctgattgagaatcatacttaggtagcctgggttgcactgtttgtttgtgggtgattgtctatgttgatggcttgtttcagcacaggtctcattttgtagcttcacggtcgaagttggtttattgtttttgttactcgtttgtatagtgttcactctttctttattaaagatttaccatggacacttaccacgccgcatattggtcctctgatccttttcgcctctcctcttcagatgaagaggaggacgaccgtgacacggatgtgattcagcctggattcgaaccagggtctgtagtgatgcctcttgcactgagatacagtgccttagaccgctgcatccatgtgtgtgtgtgttaactatttaactgtatttgaatgcttaaaaggctgctaaaatgtgcagttttgtcacacaacacaatgccacagatgtcacggtcgccaggtgtacggtgttttcctctgacacattggtgtagcTGACTTCCAGGTTAAGTGTGCATTGTATCAAgcagcagtgcggcttggcggggttgtgttttggaggacgcacagctctcgaccttcgcttcTCCACGTCTGTACGGgaattgcagcgatgggacaagactaactaccaattgaataatgacaaaattggggagaaaaaggggtaaacattttttttttatatataatctAATCTCGTAACACATTACCTCAGCGATGGCTAGTTTCTCCTGGGCCACGTATCCATACATGTTGATCATCTCCATGCGGTCTCTCAGGGGCTATGTGATGGTGTCAGTCACATTAACAGTGCAGATAAACAGAACCTGGAAAGAACACATGGACACAAACTGTTAGGTTCAAGACCATGATCAATTCATTATTAGTGTTGGGCTGTAACTAAAGCCTGCACACACTGAATCCTAatgggggtttgtgtgtgtgtgaccacatACCTTGGACAGGTACATCCtaacaggtatgtgtgtgtgtgtgtgtccacctacATTGGACAGGACCACAGGCACATCTAGGTTGGTCCAGAGAGTTGAAGTTCTGTTCCGGGTCCAGGAGGACGGGTCGCCTTGGTAACCACAACCTATCTTGTCAACCTGGAAGAATAAACACAGATCGAACGGTCAATCACCTCCACCAAGAATACAGAATACAGTGACACAAACAATACACAAAATTAATGTCAATCAAATAAGAGCTGACTATATAGCAAAAGATCTTTGAAAATAAAGTTATTATTCACCTTCACCCGTGGGTTTTCTGTATTGTATGGTACTTCAAATGGTGACAGAATTGTTTTATTGAGCAATGAACAGTAgctaaacctaggaagaaacctagagaggaaccaggctatgaggggtggccagtcctcttctggttgtgccgggtggagattataacagaacatggccaagatgttcaaatgttcataaattaacagcatggtcaaataataatacagAAACACAGAATCTTTCCCTGGGGTGAGCCTCTCAGCTGGGTCACtgcaggaggaaagagaggaagatgggTGAGGTAAAGGGAAAACTGTATTTTCTTGATGAGGAAATATTTGGTACAGATTATTATACATCCAAAATCGGACTGTCAATCACTGTCAGATTGTAACCATGGTGATCCCACATTGCAATTCTCTCACCAGAATGTGTTTCTTGACGTCGTCCATCCCATAATGGTCCTCCTCCAGCACCTCTTCAGCCCGTTTCAGCTCTAGGTTCTCCTCACTACTAGTTCCCCAGGGCATTGAGGTCAGCCAGTCCAGATAGTTCCGGGTCACACTGCACACAGAATCAACAGAGAGTTGAATAGAAGAGTCATGTTCATTACATACATGTTCAAGGGCGTCTTTTCAGAGTTTGTTTAAAATAGGACATATGTGACAAAAAATTTTAATGATATTTCTCAGTGATTTTTCAAAGGTGAGGGCACTCTCTGATTCCAAAATCAACCACTAGCCCCTACCCCCATGGCACTTGTATACATCTATGAGGATTGGacaggtgtaagcaatatggtgGTAAGCTCCAATTGTCACCATATTACTTAAACCCATGCAATCCTCTCCGATATACACGTTCCTATGGGGCAGGGACAGGCTAGGGGTTGATTCAGGGTTCAGGGACTGACTTGAACTCTGAGGAGTGGTTGTCCAGCAggctaatgcaagacaatgctagacctcatctggctggagtgtgtcagcagttcctgcaagaggaaggcgttgatgctatggactggcccgcccgttccccagacctgaatccaattgagcacatctgggacatcatgtctcgctccatccattgcaccacagactgtccaggagttggcagatgctttagtccaggtctgggaggagatccctcaggagaccatccgccacctcatcaggagcatgccgaggcgttgtagggaggtcatacaggcacgtggaggccacacacactactgagcctcattttgacttgtttgaatgacattacatcaaagttggatcagcctgtagtgtggttttccactttaattttgagtgactccaaatccagacctccatgggttgataaatttgatttccattgataatttttgtgtgattttgttgtcagcacattcaactatgtaaagaaaaaagtatttaataagaatatttaattcattcagatctaagatgtgttattttagtgttccctttatttttttgagcagtgtatttttttcTGGGATTCCTGAGGACGCATCCAATAATCCAGAGGGCGTGATTGGAGAATTCATGCAATCCACCTTGAAACTTCTTATAGAGACTGTAAACAAGGTGGCTTTCCACCGAGTACACCGACTTGGAGCAACAAGACCAAGGGTCCCCGACCGATCATCGCAAAATTTGAACACTaccaacaaaaggagctgatcaaaaGCAGGGGAAGGGAGCTTGAAGGGACCAAATTCGGTCTCAATGAACAATTTCCAAGGGAGATAAACGAACGCCGTAAGAGACTAATGGCGCTGGAAAATAAAATGGCGCCGGaataaaaggaacacttatgtgagaatgcaattcattgactacagctcagcattcaacaccatagtaccctcaaaactcatcactaagctaaggatcctgggactaaacacttccctctgcaactgcatcctggacttcctgatgggccacccccaggtggtgagggtaggtagcaacacagctgccatgctgatcctcaacactggagccccccaggggtgcctgctcagttccctcctgtactccctgttcacccacgactgcatggccacgcacaactccaacaccatcattaagtttgcagatgacacaacagtggtaggcctgatcaccaacaacgagacagtctatagggaggaggtcagagacctggccaggtggtgccagaataacaacctatccctcaacataaccaagactaaggagatgattgtggactacaggaaaaggaggaccgagtacgcccccattctcatcaacggggctgtagtggagtaggttgagagcttcaagttccttggtgtccacatcaccaacaaactagaatagtccaaacacaccaagtcaatcgtgaagagggcacgacaaagcctattccccctcaggaaactaaaaagaagtggcatgggtcctgagatcctcaaaaggttctacagctgcaacatcgagagcatcactgcctggtacggcaattgctcagcctccgacggcaaggcactacagagggttgtgcgtacgacccagtacatcactggggataagctgcctgccatccaggaactctacaccaggcggtgtcagaggaaggccctaaaaattgtcaaagaccccaggcatagactgttctctctactaccgcatggtagagagagaacaaaaaggcttctcaaaaaggcttctcaacaagTCCAGGACAAAAAAgctccccaacccctcttttacgctgctgctactctctgtttatcataaatgcacagtcactttaactattcATTAATGGACATACAGTACTCCATCAATtggcccaaccaaccagtgcACCCACACATTGGCTAAACGGGCTATTTACATTGGGTCCCGCtgcccaccacccgccaacccctcttttacgctactgctactctctgttcatcatatatgcatagtcactttagccATATCTACacatacatactacctcaatcagcctgactaaccggtgtctgtatgcagcctcgctacttttatagccttgctactgtttttcactgtctttttactgttgtttttatttatttacttatccATTGTACACCTAATATATTTTTGCACAAttagttagagcctgtaagtaagcatttcactgtaagatctacacctgttgtattcggcacacgtgacaaaaaCTTTGATTTAAATCCGGTACAAAGACAACAAAGGGAGAAGGGTAAGCGTGACTTGGACAAACTCTTTATAGATGGACAGCTATTCCGAGACAGCTCCATAACACCATGGCTGTACTAAATTCTACAGGGACTTCAGGTTACCAAAGAAAAGAAGGTATGGGAACTGTAAAAATATCTGAACATTatgaagtggatatgaacacacGTACTCAATTACATGCTTGCTTACACATACggacttatacacacacacctgatctcgctctcttctctcaccctctctctctcttttctcttctcttcctctattGTCAAGAACTGTTTTATAATTTATTGTGTTGATTGTTTGTCTATCTTAATGTATTTGTCTACaagtttatacagtatatgtttaCAACAATCAAGGG includes:
- the LOC110521855 gene encoding 60S ribosomal protein L36, coding for MAIRYPMAVGLSKGHPVTKNVTAPKHARRRGRLTKHSKFVRDMIREVCGFAPYERRAMELLKVSKDKRALKFIKKRIGTHIRAKRKREELSNVLAAMRKAAAKKD